In Candidatus Nitronauta litoralis, one DNA window encodes the following:
- a CDS encoding adenylate/guanylate cyclase domain-containing protein — MKRFLLNNFTIAFLLTLVSISIYSFDLPFLKLLELKAYDVKLTARGIRNVSDQVVIVAIDEKSLEQEGRWPWPRSKHAKIIDQLSASGAAVIGVDIFFPEPDVYVPFETLDKALAEQEIQGWDSAKTADWLRQVGDSDRLFAQSIIKSDRTVLGYLVIPKNKQGKANAERLNQKHLDLLDFSQYGLVHRTDKPEDKVRIPEIDEVSMSLSEFMEASNNAGFVHYLPDRDGVVRRIPLVMSYGGEYLFPPLSLQVLQEAQKTPLMVNIVPYGVDKVTFNKVEIPTTEFGEYFVNYYGPSYTFRHISATDVLAGRVPEKELKGKIILLGATAAATYDTKITPFDPLYPGVEAHATVIENILQNDYIQRPPWIGLLDISIMLASGIILGIISHFFKAIASGVLALMGIGMFLGLDFFLLKEKGLLIHTVYPVFTQLFVYTGVTIYRFAFEERKKRFVQDAFSQYLAPEVVQQVVDNPNLLKLGGDRRILTAFFTDVKGFSSIAESLTPKQLVELLNEFLTEMTDILMTHKGTVDKFEGDSIVAFFGAPLPYEDHAAKACLAALRMQNRLAEMREKWKEEERPELHMRIGINTGPMVVGNMGSAHRMDYTIMGDSVNLASRLEGVNKVYESTILISGFTYDFVKGILECRELDRIRVFGKDQPVAIYEVLCEKSKLDSVLQDAFTVYAEALSLYRKKQWQEAIGRFEECIEIKNGDGPSATFIKRCQLYQQIQKRGRRGSDKGNILPDDWDGVYTMQSK; from the coding sequence GTGAAACGTTTTTTGCTCAATAATTTCACTATTGCTTTTCTGCTCACTCTAGTATCCATTTCAATCTATTCGTTTGACCTCCCTTTTTTAAAGTTACTCGAACTCAAAGCCTATGATGTCAAGTTGACCGCCCGGGGTATCCGGAATGTGAGCGACCAGGTGGTCATTGTTGCTATTGATGAGAAAAGTCTTGAACAGGAAGGTCGTTGGCCCTGGCCCCGATCCAAACATGCAAAAATTATCGATCAGCTTTCAGCCTCCGGTGCTGCGGTAATCGGGGTAGATATCTTTTTCCCAGAACCAGATGTTTACGTTCCTTTCGAAACCCTCGACAAGGCTCTGGCGGAGCAGGAAATACAGGGTTGGGACAGTGCAAAAACAGCCGACTGGCTTCGACAAGTGGGGGATTCCGACCGGCTGTTTGCCCAGTCGATAATTAAATCAGATAGAACTGTATTGGGCTATCTGGTCATTCCAAAAAATAAACAGGGCAAAGCAAACGCCGAGCGGTTGAATCAAAAGCATCTAGATTTGTTGGATTTTTCCCAATATGGGCTGGTGCACCGCACAGACAAGCCTGAAGACAAGGTCAGAATTCCGGAAATTGACGAAGTGAGCATGAGTTTATCTGAATTTATGGAAGCTTCCAATAATGCCGGGTTTGTCCATTACCTGCCAGACAGGGATGGTGTTGTGCGGCGAATTCCTCTTGTTATGAGTTATGGTGGCGAGTACCTGTTTCCTCCTCTCAGTCTGCAGGTGTTGCAGGAGGCTCAAAAAACTCCATTGATGGTCAATATTGTTCCGTATGGAGTCGATAAGGTGACTTTTAACAAGGTCGAAATACCGACAACAGAATTTGGAGAATATTTTGTTAATTACTATGGTCCGTCTTATACTTTTCGCCATATTTCAGCGACTGATGTGCTTGCAGGGCGAGTGCCTGAAAAAGAATTAAAAGGGAAAATAATATTACTGGGTGCCACAGCTGCGGCTACTTATGACACCAAAATCACTCCTTTTGATCCACTGTATCCCGGTGTTGAAGCCCACGCGACAGTTATAGAAAACATACTTCAAAATGATTATATCCAGCGACCTCCCTGGATTGGCCTTCTGGATATATCTATAATGCTGGCCTCCGGAATCATTCTCGGTATTATTTCCCACTTTTTCAAAGCGATTGCGTCAGGTGTTTTAGCCCTGATGGGTATTGGTATGTTTCTGGGGCTGGACTTTTTCCTTTTAAAAGAAAAAGGACTGTTGATTCATACCGTTTACCCGGTGTTCACCCAGTTGTTTGTCTATACAGGAGTGACCATTTATCGGTTTGCATTCGAGGAACGAAAGAAACGTTTCGTTCAGGATGCCTTCAGCCAGTATCTTGCACCAGAAGTGGTTCAACAGGTGGTCGACAATCCAAATCTCCTGAAGCTTGGTGGAGACCGAAGGATACTCACAGCATTTTTCACCGACGTAAAAGGATTTTCTTCTATTGCCGAATCGCTGACCCCGAAGCAACTGGTGGAGTTGTTAAACGAATTTCTAACGGAAATGACCGATATTCTAATGACCCATAAAGGAACGGTTGATAAATTTGAGGGAGATTCAATTGTCGCCTTTTTTGGCGCACCCCTTCCTTACGAGGACCATGCGGCCAAAGCCTGCCTTGCGGCGTTGAGAATGCAAAACCGTCTTGCTGAGATGCGCGAAAAATGGAAGGAAGAGGAACGGCCTGAATTACATATGCGAATAGGGATCAATACGGGACCCATGGTTGTCGGAAATATGGGCAGTGCCCATCGGATGGATTACACCATCATGGGAGACAGTGTCAATTTGGCGTCCAGGCTGGAAGGGGTTAACAAGGTTTATGAGTCCACAATTTTGATCAGCGGGTTTACCTATGATTTTGTAAAAGGAATTCTGGAATGTCGCGAGCTGGATCGTATTCGTGTTTTCGGTAAAGATCAGCCTGTCGCGATTTACGAAGTCCTGTGCGAAAAGAGCAAGCTGGATTCTGTATTGCAGGATGCATTTACAGTTTATGCGGAGGCTTTAAGCCTGTACCGAAAAAAGCAGTGGCAGGAAGCCATCGGTAGGTTTGAGGAATGTATTGAGATCAAAAATGGGGATGGCCCATCCGCTACCTTTATTAAAAGATGCCAGTTATACCAGCAAATTCAAAAAAGAGGCCGGCGAGGAAGCGATAAAGGTAACATCCTTCCTGATGATTGGGATGGCGTGTATACGATGCAGTCTAAATAG
- a CDS encoding DUF2309 domain-containing protein, whose product MKTISVKPLAPEDRDQVRQTVLNASEPIAPFWPMRTMVAQNPIHGLEYLPFDEAVRKGKDLLGGNGYLANEEYRQFYQKGRITKESFERAFSRVGPQQDKQISIDVGNRKITPKDVWRLHILFGFEELPLPLLEWEFSGGGALQQFRQDLPQESLKKIIDRTINEFQQYRDHPKWAYLTHLWKNVVAALGKPGFITSSAKSKGSQKAAIISLPLQRTLSDWIDELTEGGLVEQVNDQLIKWLTAFLDEGLAGWKMPGREEGFYQAWRDLAEKDFSGQLLGITGFSQKVHNLPSTPEDAIHSSLQQLEIPREQWKDYLSRQLSLLPGWTRYIRWLGEHPAYHAQQKHPIDATQYLAVRLFYEVELAKVKCQQEWGIDATVPSLTTYWNDRSEEYGQRIGHVRLSGDPIKQIKCKHAWRLFHLAQFLELSPKEVSELSPDDAQVLLEWLDQFPADQHGRVWIEAYEDSFRDNVLRKISEHRGMAPEKETRPNAQLVFCIDVRSESFRRHIEAQGPYETFGFAGFFGVPINHQPFDSAQRSLLCPVLLTPGHAVRETPRSGEGAALGKYSSGTRWSQMGHHLFHDMKHHPIGSMMVIDVLGFFFSLGLVGKTLFQKTFRSMISIVRRGLTCKVPTRVSIAKPADPENPGIGEVNGEEIPDGLSLGFSLSERATFIENGLRAMGLTKNFARLVCLCGHGSETDNNPYYGALDCGACGGKPGDANARVFAAMANEPEVRSILKENGLPIPDDTWFLPGKHNTTTDRVEFYDLEELPESHKEDLQALNKDLEQAGAEQALERCHRIPGAPADISSEQAFAHVDERSCDWANTRPEWGLAGNGAFLIARRRLTKGMDLGGRVFLHSYDPIADPEGAILEKIMTAPLIVGEWINTGYYFSAVDPWAYGSGSKVLHNVVGGVGMMLGTQSDLQMGFPLQTVNNGDIHYHEPMRLLAVIEHTPSVISSIIQKHTILQQLFHNQWLNLVALDPHKFEFHRYNPNATWEILHAP is encoded by the coding sequence ATGAAGACGATTTCAGTGAAGCCGCTCGCACCGGAAGACCGTGATCAGGTTCGACAAACTGTATTAAACGCCAGTGAGCCCATTGCACCGTTTTGGCCCATGCGAACTATGGTTGCGCAGAATCCGATTCATGGATTGGAATATCTGCCGTTTGATGAGGCTGTTAGAAAAGGTAAAGATCTCCTTGGAGGAAATGGATATCTTGCAAATGAGGAATACCGTCAGTTCTATCAAAAGGGCCGTATCACAAAAGAAAGTTTTGAACGGGCTTTTTCCCGGGTTGGGCCTCAACAAGACAAACAAATTTCTATTGATGTTGGAAATCGAAAAATTACTCCCAAAGATGTCTGGCGATTGCATATTCTTTTTGGCTTCGAAGAATTACCCCTGCCCCTCCTGGAGTGGGAGTTTAGTGGTGGCGGAGCTTTACAGCAGTTCCGGCAGGACCTCCCACAGGAATCCCTGAAAAAAATAATTGATCGAACCATCAACGAGTTCCAACAGTATCGGGATCATCCAAAATGGGCTTACCTGACCCATTTGTGGAAAAATGTGGTGGCCGCCCTGGGTAAACCAGGTTTTATAACTTCTTCCGCAAAATCAAAAGGCTCACAAAAGGCTGCGATTATTTCTCTGCCGCTTCAGCGGACTCTCAGTGATTGGATTGATGAATTAACTGAGGGTGGGTTGGTTGAACAAGTCAATGATCAGCTCATTAAATGGTTGACTGCGTTTCTTGACGAAGGTTTGGCCGGCTGGAAAATGCCAGGCCGGGAAGAGGGTTTTTATCAGGCCTGGAGGGATCTGGCAGAGAAAGACTTTTCGGGACAGCTGCTTGGGATAACAGGTTTTTCCCAAAAAGTTCATAACCTTCCCTCAACACCAGAAGATGCCATCCATTCCAGTTTGCAACAACTCGAAATTCCCCGGGAACAATGGAAAGATTATCTTTCGCGGCAACTGTCATTGTTGCCAGGCTGGACGCGATACATTAGATGGCTTGGGGAACATCCTGCATACCATGCTCAACAAAAACATCCTATTGATGCAACACAATATCTGGCCGTGCGTCTGTTTTACGAGGTGGAGTTGGCGAAGGTTAAGTGCCAACAGGAATGGGGAATTGACGCAACGGTTCCCAGCCTGACAACCTATTGGAACGACCGATCTGAAGAATACGGTCAACGAATTGGGCATGTTAGGTTGTCTGGAGACCCAATCAAACAGATAAAGTGTAAACATGCCTGGCGATTATTCCATTTGGCACAGTTTCTTGAGTTGTCTCCGAAAGAAGTCTCAGAGCTTTCGCCTGACGATGCGCAGGTTCTACTGGAATGGCTGGATCAGTTTCCTGCTGATCAACATGGGCGGGTTTGGATTGAAGCGTACGAAGATTCTTTTCGAGATAATGTACTGAGAAAAATTTCCGAACATCGCGGAATGGCGCCAGAAAAGGAAACTCGTCCCAATGCACAACTGGTTTTTTGTATCGATGTGAGGTCTGAATCATTTCGTCGTCATATTGAGGCTCAAGGTCCTTATGAGACTTTTGGATTTGCCGGGTTTTTTGGCGTTCCCATTAACCATCAGCCTTTTGATAGTGCCCAACGCTCCTTATTATGCCCGGTGTTGTTGACCCCTGGCCATGCCGTGAGGGAAACCCCCCGGTCGGGAGAAGGAGCGGCGTTAGGGAAATATTCTTCAGGAACCCGCTGGAGCCAAATGGGGCATCATCTTTTTCACGACATGAAGCATCACCCTATTGGATCGATGATGGTGATTGATGTATTGGGGTTTTTCTTCAGTCTGGGATTGGTGGGCAAAACTTTATTCCAAAAAACTTTTCGTTCCATGATCTCTATTGTTCGGAGAGGGCTGACCTGTAAGGTTCCAACCCGGGTTTCGATTGCCAAACCTGCCGATCCGGAAAACCCTGGAATTGGAGAGGTGAATGGGGAAGAGATCCCTGATGGGCTTTCTCTTGGGTTTTCTCTTTCGGAAAGAGCGACATTTATCGAAAACGGTTTGCGTGCTATGGGGCTCACCAAAAACTTTGCGCGGTTGGTATGCCTCTGCGGACATGGGAGTGAGACAGATAACAACCCTTATTATGGTGCATTGGATTGCGGAGCTTGTGGTGGAAAACCGGGCGATGCCAATGCGCGGGTTTTTGCTGCGATGGCAAATGAACCCGAAGTTCGTAGCATTCTGAAGGAAAATGGATTGCCGATTCCCGATGACACCTGGTTTCTTCCAGGAAAACACAACACGACTACTGATCGGGTTGAATTTTATGATCTGGAGGAATTGCCGGAATCGCATAAGGAAGATTTGCAGGCGTTGAATAAGGATCTCGAACAAGCGGGTGCAGAGCAGGCCCTGGAACGGTGCCATCGTATTCCCGGTGCTCCAGCCGATATTTCTTCAGAGCAGGCTTTTGCTCATGTAGATGAACGCAGTTGTGATTGGGCGAATACCCGGCCAGAATGGGGGTTGGCGGGCAATGGAGCATTCCTGATTGCCAGACGAAGACTGACTAAAGGAATGGATCTGGGGGGCAGGGTTTTTCTGCACTCTTATGATCCTATTGCGGACCCGGAAGGGGCAATCCTCGAAAAAATCATGACCGCGCCATTAATTGTCGGCGAGTGGATTAATACCGGTTATTATTTCTCTGCAGTCGATCCATGGGCGTATGGAAGTGGGAGCAAGGTATTGCACAATGTCGTTGGTGGTGTTGGTATGATGCTGGGAACCCAAAGTGATTTGCAAATGGGGTTTCCCCTGCAAACTGTCAACAACGGGGACATTCACTATCATGAACCCATGCGTCTGCTGGCTGTTATTGAGCATACCCCCAGTGTTATTTCATCGATCATTCAAAAACACACGATCCTTCAGCAGTTGTTTCATAATCAATGGCTTAATCTTGTGGCCCTTGATCCTCATAAGTTTGAATTTCATCGGTATAATCCGAACGCAACATGGGAAATACTTCATGCTCCGTGA
- a CDS encoding Na+/H+ antiporter subunit E: protein MVNRSRPISSEFLFFKAMTLFVFWILLSASFEWVHLALGLFFSFVVAWLNSGHSPFVPKFRLWLRIFLYVPWLFYKIVQSSVHLSKLILHPELPISPHLISVESKLNHHAAVVLLGNSITLTPGTITAEVDRNKLIVHAMDKVLGEDVVNKEIELKIADIFKDEKPDL, encoded by the coding sequence ATGGTAAATCGATCCAGGCCAATATCATCTGAGTTCCTGTTTTTTAAAGCAATGACCCTGTTCGTATTTTGGATTTTATTATCTGCCAGCTTTGAATGGGTTCATCTTGCTTTGGGGCTTTTCTTTTCCTTTGTTGTGGCATGGCTTAACTCTGGACACTCACCTTTTGTTCCAAAGTTTCGTTTGTGGCTTAGAATTTTCCTTTATGTTCCCTGGCTTTTTTATAAAATCGTCCAGAGCAGTGTTCATTTATCCAAGCTTATTTTGCATCCAGAACTCCCTATTTCTCCTCATTTGATTTCTGTGGAATCAAAACTGAATCACCACGCAGCGGTTGTTCTTCTTGGAAATTCCATAACGTTAACCCCGGGAACGATTACAGCCGAGGTCGATCGTAATAAGTTGATTGTTCACGCGATGGATAAGGTCTTAGGTGAAGACGTGGTGAATAAGGAGATTGAATTAAAAATCGCCGACATTTTTAAGGATGAAAAGCCTGATTTATGA